The following nucleotide sequence is from Paenibacillus odorifer.
GAAACAGATCCAGCTTTCTCCTTCTCTTGCAGTAGCCACTCCGCGTTCATTCCCATTTGTTAAGTTCCGGCTCGTATTGCTATGATAACCAGCGGAAACAAACTCATAAGGATTCAAAAAGGCAGCTCCCATATCTCGAATATGGAATTCCATAAGCGAGTACAGGCGCACTTGATCTGCACCGTTTTTCGTTGCACACCGTACATAGACGTCTCCGTCTCCCAAAGCCGATATTACTGCTTCATGCCCATTTGCCTCAAGAACGGCTATATTGGCGTCAATGCCGGCAGCATTCGTAACTCGCCATTCAATTTCCTGATAGGTTGCGTTCTCTGGATGAATTTGCACACGAACCGGAAGTGCTCGGGTGTCCTTCGTTAGTTGATTTCCTTGTGGGCATATGATTTCCAGCTTGCGAACGGGAATTTCATCTGATAAATAGTCTTGGGATAACTCGCTCACATCCGATAGTGATTGTGACGAATGCTGATAAAGTACAAGCTCTTCGTCCTTAGAATGATCTAGCTCTCGTGCTTCGGCAGTCAGTGTAAGCTCAGCGGACTGTAAGGCTTGGGAAGATGCACGTACAACGATTTTACCTGGCTCCAATGAAGAGGCAATGACTGCAAGCAATTTTCCACTGAACATCCGGCGACTTGTTCCTTTATATGAATCGTAGTCAGTGCTGTCACCATTATCCAAACCAACAAGACGCCCCGGTCCTTCTACAGAGATTTGGATACGATTATTGGCGTTCTCCACGGGACGTCCTTCTTGATCGAGGGTCGAGATCTCAACAAATACCAAGTCCGATCCGTCAGCAGTGATCTGAGTTTTATCAGGCTTCATGACCACAGTAGTTGAATCTCCGAAAGAAGTTACCGTATCTTCAGCGATCTGTACTCCGTGTTCATCATAAGCGACTGCTCGTAGAGTACCTTCGCTAAATGGGAGCTGCCATTCCCCAAGCAGCTTTTTACCATGTTTATGGTCAATGTTAAAAGTGCCCATGGATTGATCATTAAAGAACAATTCGATTTGTGGTGCGTTGGAGCATACTCGCACATCAATAAGCTGCCCTTCAGAGAAATCCCAGTATGGAAAAATATGAATCATCGGGGCGACCTTGTAATCCGTCCATTCTGCTTGATAAATATAATAGGAATCCTTTTTGAATCCCGCGGTATCCAGTTGACCGAAATACGAGTTTTTAGTGAAGTACGGGGTCGGCTCCCCGATATAGTCAAATCCAGTCCAAATAAATTGTCCCGGTGAGTAGGTCGCATCACGATCTGCAATGATGCAAGCTTCTGTGTTCTTGGCACCCCAGCTAGTGGAGCTATTTCCTAAAGCTGAGCATTGTTCATCATCGTCAGACAATACAGACTGAGCAAAAGGGAAGTGATAGATGCCTCTGCTCTGTACAGTAGACGATGTTTCACTGCCATAAATAATCCAGTCTGGATGTTCCTCATGATGCTGATCATAGTATTTTTCGGCATAGTTATACCCTGCGAACTTCACTAGATCTGCGCATTTCTGTGCATTCTCCCAAGGCATATAGTTGGAACCGATAGTAACCACTGCATTTCCTTTAGGGTCATGAACCTGCACCAGATCTCGTAATTCTATGGTTAACTCTTGGCCGCGTTCATCGGCATGGGTGTCGTATATTTCATTTCCGATACTCCACATGAGCATGGAGGGGCGATTTCTATCCCGGCGTACCCAACTGGCAATATCTTGTTTCCACCAATCCGGATAAAATCTGGCGTAGTCAAAAGGAGTTTTACTGCGTTCCCACATATCGAATGCTTCGGAAACTATGAGCACGCCCATCTCATCGGCTAGTTCCATCAATTCAACGGCTGGCATATTGTGGGCCGTACGAATAGCGTTTACGCCCATCTCCTGCAGGAGGATAATCTGTCTTTTTAGAGCTACCTTATTCACCGCAGCCCCCAAACATCCCAAATCATGATGTTGGCATACGCCATGAATCTTCAC
It contains:
- a CDS encoding sugar-binding domain-containing protein, translating into MSQKTRLNNDWLFSKQPLKSTLESVIAADSEWIDVTLPHDWLIFDTHNLYESGEGWYRKSIVIDEHVPNSRVSLRFEGVYMDSTLYVNGHIAGVWKNGYSTFELDITPYIIEGVNEIYVQVVHESPNSRWYSGAGIYRSVWLKTYPGTHIVPDGIYISTRKKEDTWNVEVDTEVLCNDLLQSAKHYIIRHSILDASGTCISHVENEIPVQVGSAVSSSALLSINNPMLWDINQPYCYNLKTELLENEQVIEEEVQTFGFRTMEFDSQQGFFLNGRKVKIHGVCQHHDLGCLGAAVNKVALKRQIILLQEMGVNAIRTAHNMPAVELMELADEMGVLIVSEAFDMWERSKTPFDYARFYPDWWKQDIASWVRRDRNRPSMLMWSIGNEIYDTHADERGQELTIELRDLVQVHDPKGNAVVTIGSNYMPWENAQKCADLVKFAGYNYAEKYYDQHHEEHPDWIIYGSETSSTVQSRGIYHFPFAQSVLSDDDEQCSALGNSSTSWGAKNTEACIIADRDATYSPGQFIWTGFDYIGEPTPYFTKNSYFGQLDTAGFKKDSYYIYQAEWTDYKVAPMIHIFPYWDFSEGQLIDVRVCSNAPQIELFFNDQSMGTFNIDHKHGKKLLGEWQLPFSEGTLRAVAYDEHGVQIAEDTVTSFGDSTTVVMKPDKTQITADGSDLVFVEISTLDQEGRPVENANNRIQISVEGPGRLVGLDNGDSTDYDSYKGTSRRMFSGKLLAVIASSLEPGKIVVRASSQALQSAELTLTAEARELDHSKDEELVLYQHSSQSLSDVSELSQDYLSDEIPVRKLEIICPQGNQLTKDTRALPVRVQIHPENATYQEIEWRVTNAAGIDANIAVLEANGHEAVISALGDGDVYVRCATKNGADQVRLYSLMEFHIRDMGAAFLNPYEFVSAGYHSNTSRNLTNGNERGVATAREGESWICFDNIDFGDYGATELTLPIFALDNDKYTIDIWKGTPDAPNAALLTQVTYQKPSIWNVYQEETYSLPERIKGVTTLCFVLHKKIHLKGFQFNKPLKAYEQLNVLEYNQIYGDSFTLADGQIKNIGNNVSLIFKDMDFGDTGSTKLTLCGHSPIDKNTLHILFSGPEGEKRQLVEFTQSSDYCEREFVLERVTGPQTVTFIFLPGSQFDFKWFQFQAE